The nucleotide window GGATTCTTCGCATCTGTAATCGTATCGCCGACGCGCGTATCCTTCACGTTCTTGATGCCTGCCACTACAAAGCCGACATCGCCGACGGTCAGCTCGTCCACCATCGTCATGCGCGGCGAGAATACACCGACTTCAATGACCTCGAACGTCTTGTTGGTCGCCATCATCTTGATCTTCGAACCGGAGCGGATCGTGCCGTCCATCACACGGACGTATACGATAACGCCTTTGTATGCATCGTAATGGGAATCGAAGATCAATGCCTTGAGCGGCTGGTCCGGGTCTCCGGTCGGTGCCGGCACCTTGTGCACCACCTGCTCCAAAATTTCCTTGATGCCGATGCCGTTCTTGGCCGACGCCAGCACGGCATCGCTCGTATCCAGTCCGATAATGTCCTCTACTTCCTGCTTTACCCGTTCCGGCTCCGCGCTCGGCAGATCGATCTTGTTCACCAAAGGCAAAATCTCCAGATTGTTGTCCAGGGCCAAGTACACATTGGCCAGCGTCTGCGCCTCAATACCCTGCGCGGCATCGACGACCAGCACAGCGCCTTCGCAGGCGGCCAAGCTCCGGGATACCTCATAGGTAAAGTCGACATGGCCCGGCGTGTCAATCAAGTTCAACAAATATTCCTCGCCGTTGTCAGCTTTATAGGTCAAGCGTACAGCCTGCAGCTTGATCGTAATCCCACGTTCCCGCTCCAAGTCCATCTGGTCGAGCACCTGCTCCTGCATTTCCCGTTTGGTCAAAGCCCCCGTATATTCCAGGATGCGGTCAGCAAGCGTCGACTTCCCATGGTCAATATGCGCGATAATGGAAAAATTCCTAATCTTTTTTTGCCGTTCTCTGCGATCCATGCTTACCCTCCAACCCGAAATGAACCCGTCAATTCTATTCGTAAATACCATTCATTATAACAGTTGTCGGGCCCGGCATCAATCCGTTGCAGACTCAAACCAGGCGATTAATGCTTCCAGCGATTTTTGTGCCGTATGCTGCACGAATGCGCCTGTCTGATCCGCTGCCTTCTCCACGAAAGAGCGCCTCGGCTCAGGCCGCCATGGATCAACGTCTGCTGGCTGATCCAGGCTGCCTGCTTCATGCGGCTGCCGAGGATCATGCGCGGCGTGCCAAGGCGCCTCACCGTCCTGCATGCCTTCATGCTCGCTCCAAGGTTGTACAGAAAGACCGGCCGGCACGGGCTGCTCCCGCGCATCGCGGAAACTCTCCTGCAATGATTGGCTACCGTCGGTCACAGGTTCTGAGAAAGGCCCATGGATCCGTTCCATGCCGCCCGCTGCCCCATTCATGCCAATCCAAACGCCCAAAGCAAGCAGGACAAGGGACACCGCAAGCTTTCCCTTCCAATCCATTTGCTCCCCACCTCTCTAACGTTCAATTGCGCGAAATGGCTAGATTGCCTGACCGGGCCCTGACTGCTCGTTGTTCACCCGTTCCGCTTCAAGAATTTGCTCTGCAATGATTTTGCTCAGCACATCCACCGTCCGGTAGCATTCCTCCAGTGTATTCTCGGGACCGCCGATCTCAATCAGAATGCTGTTCTCGGATAAAGACTGGTTGTACTCCGCGTTGCCACTGCTGGCTGTTTTTCCCCAGACGCCCCGCGACAGACCCGGATACGCTTCTTCCAGCTTGGAGTGGATCGCATTGGCAAACGACTCATTCTTCTCCCACTGCGGATTTCGCCTTCCAATAATAAAGTAAACCTGCGCATAGTCCTCGCCGTTGATGGTGGCCGTAGTCAGGTCCCGGGGCTGGGCGTCCCGGTGAATATCGAACAAATAATTCAGCTTGGGAAAGGAGGCAAATGCTTCCTTGACTGTCTTCTGCGAGTATTTGTAGGAAAAGTTCCAATTGTACTCAGGTTCCTCTGTGGAATAATCCTTATCCGAGCTGGCAGCGCCAATCCCAAGCTCCTTGAGCCTCTCCGCCATGCGCTTGCCTAGTAAAGTCACGTTAATCGTATCGTCGAACGCCTCATGCAGCTCTGTTTTTCCTTCCAGTTCAGGCAAGTAGGATTCCCGGTTGTGGGAATGGTAGATGAAGGCGAGCACTTCGTCCGCCACCGACGCCGGGGAAGGCGCACCGCTTCCCGCACCGCTGTCTTCCTGCTGGCCGTCCGAAGGATTGGGCTCGGCAGCATCAAGCGGCATATCCTCCTCGGTGACCGCTTCTCTGCCTGTGGGCTCATCGCCGGGCGCAGCATCGTCCGCTGGCTGGAGAACCTCTCTCGGCGGCGCATAGTCCGCCGGCTCGTGAAAGCCGGGATTGCCGACCGCGCTGCGAAGATTGACTGTTTTCTCGGAAGCCATTCCCGGCACGCCGCTTGCCAGCAATGTTTTGGGATCGTGCGGATTTATGTTCGTAGCCATTTGAAAGACGAAACTGAAGATTTTGTCGCTCGAAAAAGAGGATTCGGCGTTCCCTTCTGACATATACGGAATTTCCATTGCCATCATATCCGAAAAAAATTTGCCGGATAACGACGCAGCCGCGCCTTGTATGGAGGAAAGCGGGGAGTTATGGCTCCATTTCGCTTGTGCCAGTCCTCCTATGCCCAGTACGATAAATAACGCCAAAGTGCTGATCGATAACAGTACGAACGGGTGCAAGGTCCACTTGTGCTTTCGGTTCACGATTGTTCCTCCGTTTCTGACAGCAGGTGTCAACATCTGCCGCCCAAGCTCGTAATCTATTTCACTATGAATCTATGAGCCGGGAAGAACGAATAGAACCGATAACTAGCATCATGATGGCATTTGAGCCTTACACATATACAAAAAAAATGCCCCGGCTGTCTTTCCTGACTGCCGGGAAGCTTATTCAGCGGAAATTTAATGGGTATAGGCTGCAACGTTGTCGACATCGACCGCTTCATGCAGCGAGGCGTTCAAGCCATTGGCGATAATATTGGCTATATCCTCAATAAACTGGTCAATCTCCTTGGGGGTGACCAACAGATCATGGCCAAGCGGATTGAGCACTTCCCTTACCATCGCCAATCGCTCCTGTTCGTTCATCTTGTCCAGAGCCCCAAATATATATTCCGTATTGCTCGTTTGCTGGCGGAAGTGCTGCATGACCATCTCGATGCTGTTGTTGACAATCGTGGAGGCGTACACGACCGTTGGAACGCCGATTGCGATGACGGGCACGCCCAGAATCTCTTGCGTTACCCCTTTCCGCTTGTTGCCAATGCCGGAGCCCGGATGGATGCCGGTATCCGCAATTTGTATCGTCGTGTTGACGCGATCGATGGCCTTGCTCGCCAGCGCATCCACTGCAATGACCAAATCCGGCCTGGATTTTTCGACCACGCCCTGCACCACTTCGCTCGTTTCGATGCCGGTGGTTCCCAGCACGCCGGGCGCAATGGCGCTTACCTGTCTGTATCCCGGGCTCACCTGGTCCGGCATCAGTTCAAAGTAGTGGCGAGTCACCATCACATTCTCTACTACAATCGGGCCGAGCGCATCGGGAGTGACGTTCCAATTGCCCAGTCCGATCACGAGAACCTTGGCGTCCTTCGGGATGTTCACCTTTTCCAGGAAACGTTCAAATTCCTTGGCGAACGCCTTCGCTACCCGGTCTTGCAAGTCAGAATCTTTGTTCCGCAGCCCCGGAACCTCTATCGTAATATAGTGGCCTTTCAACTTGCCCATTGCGCGCGCGCCTTCATCCGACTCCACATCTATGCGGGACATTCGGATGCCATCCTGTTCCGACTGTTCCATCGTCACGCCCGGTATTTGATCGCCATAGGTTTGGCTTGCCAGTTCGCGCGCCTCCAGGGCCAAGTCCAATCGAATTTCTTCCAATTTGTCCTGACCGCTTGCTTTGTTGTTCATGCTGCGCATGCCTCCCGGATGTTTTTGATCCCTATTGTGCGATATTCGGAGGTTCCTTATGCAAATTTCCTGCCTTTGAGCCGCAGGCACAGGTAGCTCCAGCATGTGTCTCCTCTGTGCTCTATTGATTTTTCGCTCACTGCATGGTAAAATGTTCAGAGTTGTGACTAGAAAACGCTAGGATTCGTTGTCTGCAAAGCGGCTGCCAGCCATCGCATACCAGCGTATTCACGGAAATCCACCTTCACGGCTCGCCCGTGTAAAGCAGTTTAGGAGGTGAATGCAGTGCCAAACATTAAATCCGCAATCAAACGTGTAAAAACAAGCGAAAAGCGTCGTCTTCGCAACGCATCGCAAAAGTCTGCGCTGAGAACTTCGGTTAAAGCCGTGGACAGCGCGATCCAAACCAGCGACGTGGAGCAAGCGAAGTCAGCTTTTATTGAGGCGACCAAGAAATTGGACAAAGCCGTTACGAAAGGCTTGATTCATAAAAATGCGGCGGCTCGCAAAAAGTCCCGCCTTGCCAAAAAAATCAATGAGCTTGCCCAGTAATCGAACGACAAAAACGGGGCTGTTCCTCTAAGTTTGACTTAGCAGGAGCAGCCCCGTTCTTTTTTCGTTTCAACCGCTTGCCCTTGATCCGGCAGCCAATTGAAGCAGGAACATGTCGAGACCGAGCTGCTTCTCCACGCGCCCCGTCTTCATATCGTAATCCAGTTCCCCCAGCCATTGCAAAATATTCGCCAGCCGTCTGTCTTCATAATGACGGCTTTGTCCGACAGCAACTTTTACCGCATAGGGATGCACCCCAATGGATGAAGCGATCTGCTGCTGCGAATATCCCCGCCGACTAAGCTCTTTCACCTGTGCGATGATTCGATATTGCCTTGCGATGAGGGATGCAATCTTGATCGGCTCTTCCTTTTGCTTCAACAACTCATCCAGCATCGCGAACGCCTTGTCCATCCGGTTATTGACGATATCATCGACCATCTGAAATATGTTCTGCTCTACGGTCCGCGTCATAATTGCCAGCACCATCTCCTGCGTCACAGTGCTGTTTCTCCCGGCCAAGGCAGCCAGCTTATCCAACTCGCCAGCCAGCAGCTGCAAATTATTCCCGCCGGAAGCGGCGACCGTCTCCAACGCTTCCCCTTCAATTCGACAGCCAAGCTTCTCGAGCCTCCGCTCGATCCATACGGCCAATTCTCCTGGTGTCAGGGAGGTGCAAGGCACCATGCCGTCCAGCTGTTTCAGCTTCTTGACGATTTTTTTCCGCTCGTCGAGTTTGTTCTCATGAACGGTGAACAGCAATACCGTCGTCTCGGAGGGCGCTTCGAGATATTGATGCAGACGCTCTACATCGTGGTCTACCTTGCTCTTGTCCTTGCTTCCCGTCAGGAACACTGCATTCACAGCGACCACAAGCTTGCGGGCCGCCATGAAGGGAAGAGTCTCGGCATCCTCCAGCACATGCGCAAGCGGTGTTTCCGAACAGTCATATTTGCTCACTGCCAGCTCCTCTGTCCCGGGCTCCACGACTTGAGCTGTCAGCTGTCTCAGAAATTCCTCCATCAGGTAGCCCTCGGATCCGTAGCAGACATAAACGGGCTTCAGCTGGCCCTTTGTCATTTGTCTCCATACCGTGCGATCGCTCATGTTTCATCCTCTTTTCGTACTTAACTAGGATACGGAATCCTGGCCCGCTTTCTATTCATCGTACAGGAATTTCGGCCATTGAGCAACGAAGGGACGCCCCTGATTATCAGGTGACGTCCCTTCGTCGGCACATCTATATAAACACTCCGGGAGAATGCCTAGGATCTTCCCCGGCAGTGGCCATACAAGGCGTACCGTGCAGTGCTGTCGAATCCTTCATTTGTTTTCACTATACGTCAGCCTCTGGCTAAATGTGCAGCCTACTCCCGAATATTTTCGGCTGATTTCGCTCTTGCATTCACGGCAAGCCGATAGGACTCATTCTCAATCCTGTAGCGCATGAAGACAAGCTCTTCCTCCTCGGTGCTCCACACCAATTGAGGGACATCCTCCATCTCCATAAAGGCGCCGACATAAAGGGCAGCCCCTGTTGCAGTCTCGTACACAGCCAATCTGTACATTCCGCCGGACTCTTCCACATACGCGGTAAGCTCGCCCGTATCGGACAAGCTGCTGTCCAGTCGCTGAACTTCCACTGATGAAGTAGCCACCGGATAATCCGCAACGGCATACCTCTGCTCCTCCATCCCTGGCTCAAGCTCTGTTGCTGGCTTCCCCGACTCTTCGGAGGGCTCCTGCAACGCAAACAGCTCCTTATCCTCGTCATCGCCAAGGGGAGAACGACCTTGTTGCGTTGGCTGTTTCCCTGGCTCCCCATAACTGGTAACAGACTCATCCGGATCATGGCCAGAAGCGGCATAGTCCTGCGCAAGGCCTTCAAAAGCGACCCCGTTATCATCAGGCGTCTCGACAGATGGCCCCAACTCATGGTTCGCTTCATGGCGCTGGCCTTCCGCCGGTTCCTGCCCGCTGGAAGCATCGTTATCCGCACCGGATTGCCCGCCGCTGGTCACTACCTGCGATTTGGCTGTGAGGGCGGCAGATTGCGCCACATCCCCTGCTTCCGCGTGATTCGCCAGTCCATTGGCTCCCGCCCGATCAGCATCATCCAGACGCGCCTCGCCGGCATTATCCAGTGGAGTGCCTATCGGCTGAATAGCGGCAAACACGACGAGCAGCAGTACGGCTGCAGCGGCAATGCCGCCCGCTGTCTTGATGGATGCGCTATGTTGAATCCGGCCCAAAAAGCCAACCCTGCGCTCCGGAACGGTCGGTTCGTTCAACGGACGGCCATTCTCATCCAGGGCAATCCCTTGGTTGCGAAGCTCGTCAATTTCTTGGAGACGGGGAAGAATTTGATCTACCAGACTGAATGCCGGCGCGACCTTGGGCAAGCTGACCAGCTCCTCGGAGAGCTTCGCCATGCGTGCAAACATTCCCGCGCATTCATCACAATGCTCCATATGGTTGTGCATCGCCACCGTTTCTTCTTCTGTCAACTCCTGATCCAGATGTCTCTGTATCAGTTCGATCACCTCTTGGCACTTCATCCGCGAACACCACCCTTCTGATACTCATGAAGTAACGATTGCAGCTGCTGCCTCGCCCTGTACAAATATGACTTCACGGTGTTGAGGGGCAGGTTCAGCGATTCTGCAATCTCATTGTATGAAAAATCCTGTAAATACCGGAGTACCACGACAGCACGGTGGTGCTCGGGCAGCTTTTCTATCGCCTCTTGAATATCCTTGGCAACGTAAGCGGACACAATTTCATCCTCCACATCGCGCTCCGACTGAAACACCATGTTATGCTCTTCGATGGATACAGTCGGTTTTCTGCGTCGGAACTTGTCAATGCAAATGTTGGTGACGATCCGCTGTACCCATGTTTTGAACAAGGCCTTCTCCTCGTAGGTATCAATCTTCGTATAAATGCGGATGAGCGCTTCTTGGGCAGCGTCCATCGCGTCCTGTTCATTCCCCAAGATATAATAAGCCGTCCGGTATACGTGGGTTTCAATATCGCGCAAAAGAGTGACGAGAGCGTCGCGATCGCCCGATTGAGCGGCTATGATGAGATCCTGCTCTACCACCCTGATCCTCCTCTCTTGCAACCTTCTAGACGGAAAGTATTCCGAATATGTTGCACTACCTGCGTGATCAGTACGATATTTTTCTCTATCTCTTTACATTCCTATTATAATGCCCGCGCCGAATAGTGCAAACTTCCAATATCATGATATGGGGGTTAACGTTGGCCGAACTTGCAGCTCGCGTCCGCCTTGCTTCACGACAATGCGGATACCGCCTTGCCGATCCGTGCGCCAAATCCGAGCCTCCGCGGAGGCCAATCGACCAAGCGTATCCGGATGCGGATGGCCGTATGCATTGCGAGAGCCTGCAGACACAACCGCATGCTGAGGCTGCCAGTATTGCAACCACTCGTGCGATGTGGAATGCCGGCTGCCGTGATGGCCAACTTTCATCACATCAACTGCACATTCAGCGCGAAACTCGCAAGCAGGGATGAGTTCGCCGCCCTTGAATGCGGAAAGCCAAGCCGTCTCGCTGACCGTTCCGGTGTCTCCAGTGAACAAAAAAGTCGCTTCTCCCATGCGCATCCAGATGACAATGGAGTTCTCGTTTTCGCTGTTGTTTCGGTATACGTCCTCCTTCGGCCACAGAATGCGGAGTTCTGTTTGCGCATCGGCCTGCAGCACATGCCCAGCTCTAACGGATTTTATCGGCACTTGCTTCTCCAGCGCTGTCTGAAACAATGCCTTCGAAGACTCTGCTTGCCGGACTTGCCCATTGAATAGTAGCGTGCCGACCTTCATCCTTTGAAGCACTGCAGGCATGCCCCCAATGTGATCGTGATCGCCATGTGTGGCGATCACGGCATCCAGCTTTGCAATGCCGCGCTTGCGCAGCAGCGGAACGATCAGATCTTTGCCTGTCTCATACGGGTCGCGGCGCGCACGCCATGCTTCCTGCTTGCCGAAGCGGAATGTCCCGCCCGCGTCAATAAGAAAAGCCTTCCCTTGCGGCGTGCGGACCAGTGCGGCATCCCCTTGTCCGACATCGATGAACTCCACCCAGCCTTCACGGCTCCACCGTTCGGCTTGAAAGCCGAAGGTCACTAGTGCCAGCAAACTCAGCCCAGCCAGCAATGCGGGCAGCGGCTTCTTCCTCAAACTGAGATGCAGCAAGCAGGCGGAGGTGCCCCAAAATATCCCCATCCAGGCCAAGGAGGGCGAAGCCCCGACCAGCAGCACGGACTGCACGCCGGCCATCCAATCCGCCGCTTCAAATACGAATGTCAGCAATCGGCTTACAGGGAACGCCAGCAGTTGACTGCCTGACTCCCAGAAGATCGCCAAAGCTGCGGAGGCCAGCCCAAGCGGAAGCACAAGACCGGTAAAAATGGGCACTATCCCCAAATTGGCAGGAAGGGAAAGCAGGGAAATGCCGTTGAAATGGTACATCACGAGCGGAAATGAAGCAACCTGCGCTACAATCGAGACAGCAAGAAAGCTTCTTAATCCGATACCCGGCAGCGGAAGGACCCGAACCAGGGAGGGCACGGCGACGATCAGGCTAAAGGTAACGGCGAAGGACAATTGGAAGCCGACGTCCATGAGGTAATAGGGATCATAGATCAGCATGGCGCAAGCCGTCCAGGCAATTGCTGTCATTCCTCCGCGCAGACTGCGCTTTTTCCAGAACCAAAGCCCGACAAGCGCCATGCAGCCCGCTCTCACTGCCGAAGGGGAAGCTCCGGTGAGCAGCACGTAAAAGGGCACAAGCCCAAATGCACATACGCGAACCCATTCCTCGGGCATGCCCAGCCTGCGCAGCAGACCGTACCAGATCGCCAGCCATATGCCAATGTGCAGTCCGGAGATCGCGATCAGATGCGTCAATCCGAGCGCTGCGAAAGCATCGAACTGCAGCGGATCCAATTCGCTGCGGTCCCCAAGCAGCAGGCTGCGCATCAAGCCGCTCCAGGCAGGCGGATAAATCTGGTCCAACTTGACGGCCATCGCTGCCTGCAATCGGTCCAAAACACGCAGAAAGGCTGTATGAGGACTGACGGGATCGAAGCGTGCAGCCTCTCGGGTTACTGCATCCAAACCGTCCACTCGCAGCACCGCATGAATGCGCTTGCGCAGCAAATATTCGCGATAATCGAACAAACCTTCATTGCGCGCTGTGTCAGGACGGCTGAGTGTGCCTGCAGCAAGCTGCAGACGATCTCCTCTCCCCCAGACATAAGCAGCTTCGCGTTCTTCCTCGCTGGCCAAGTAGAGGAAGGTTTGCACATCCTCGCCATTTGGCAGCTTGAGCACGAAGGAGAGCCGATCCCCATCCATCTTGATTTTCCCGGCTATCGTACCTGCGAAATTCGTTGCCTTGCTGGTCTCCCCTTCATCCGGCAGGTGCAGCATGGTTTGATTGTATCGAATGACGGCCGTCGTATAGAGGACAGCCGCAATCGCGATCAGCGCGCATGTTAACGCAGGAATGCGCGCCTGCCCGAGTCTGCGCCATGCAAGCAGCAGTCCGATCCCTGCGAGGGTACATGCACTAGCAACAGCTACTAAGGGCAGCATGAAACCTGCCGCCGTCCCACATATCCAGCATACGGCTCCCGCTGTCATTGAGGTCATCCGCCCGCTCTTGCCGGCCTGCGATTGTTTTTTGCTCTGCGACTCGTCCATTTTGTCTTCCCTCTCTTCACCGCGGTTCACATTGCCGCAGCTATTCAGCCTTGCGTCACACTTAGTCCGCCAGATACTGAGAAACCGAAAAAAAAACCTCTGCCCGCCCCAAACATCGTCTGTTCAACAGACTTTGCTTGAAGGCAAGCAGAGGTTCTTCCTCATGCTTTTTGTGTATATGGACTTACAGCCGTTCCAAACTGCCGATCTGCACACAGCTCAACGCTGCGGTTCCAACGTCTGTATGCCAGTAGGAATCGCGTAGTCTTCCAAACGGCGAATAGCGATTCCGCACTGCTCCATCAATTTGATCACCTTGTCGCTGTCCTTCGGATATCCGCGGTGGTACACAATTTCACGCACCCCGCTGTTGGCCAGCATATTCGCGCATGTCCAGCAAGGCTGGTCGGTGACATATACGGTCGCTCCCTCGCGGTCGCTCCGGTCCGTGAACAGCAGCAAATTTTGTTCCGCATGAATCGTGCGGATGCAGCGCTGCTTCTTGACCATTTCTTCCTTGCTGTCGCGCTGAACGATTTCGTACTCCTCTACCAGCATACAGCCGGCCTCGGAGCAGTCCTCTACTCCGGTAGGCGCACCGTTGTATGCAGTCCCGAGCAGCTTCTTGCCTAGTACAAGCACAGCCCCGACCTGCCGCCTGCCGCAGCGCGACCGGGTAGAGGCCATGTATGCGATATCCATGAAGTACGTGTCCCAATCTTTCCGTGGAGGTACGCTCATCGCCTGCCTCTCCTTTCCTGTGCAGCCGGATTGCTCTTATTGTTGGCTGGCCTTTAGCGCTTGATCCAAATCGTACAAAATATCATCGATATTTTCTGTGCCGACGGAAAGGCGGATCATCCCTGGCGTTACACCTGTAGACGCAAGCCGTTCCCCTGACAGCTGGGAATGGGTCGTGCTTGCTGGATGAATGATCAGCGACTTGGAATCGCCGACATTGGCCAGATGCGAGAACAGCTTGCAGGCATTTATGACTTTCTTGCCGGCTTCTACACCGCCTTTGATTTCAAAGGTCAGAATCGCGCCTTGTCCTTTAGGCATATACTTCTGGGCCAAATGGTAGGATGGATGATTCGGCAATCCTGCATAGCTGACCGACTCCACCGCCTCATGCTTCTCCAGGAAGCGGGCTGTCGCCAGCGCATTCTCACTATGCCGCTCCAACCGCAAATGCAAAGTCTCCAAGCCTTGAAGCAACAGGAAGCTGTTGAATGGAGAAAGCGATGCGCCCATATCGCGCAGCAGTTGAACACGCGCCTTGATAACGTAAGCGATTGGGCCAACTGCGTCTGTATAGACCACGCCGTTGTAGCTTGGATCCGGTTCAGTCAGTCCGGGGAACTTGCCGCTGGCTTTCCAGTCGAACTTGCCCCCGTCTACGATTACGCCGCCGATCGACGTGCCGTGACCGCCAATAAATTTGGTAGCGGAATGGACCACAATGTCGGCGCCGTGCTCAATCGGACGGAGCAGGTATGGGCTCGGCAGCGTATTGTCCACAATAAGCGGGAGCCCGTTCTCGTGGGCAATTTGGGCCACTGCCTCGATGTCGAGAATGTCGCCGCGCGGATTGCCTACCGATTCTGCATAGATCGCTTTCGTCTTCGGAGTAATTGCCTTGCGGAAATTTTCCGGATCGGTTGGATCCACAAACTTGACGTTGATGCCCAGCTTCGGCAATGTGATGTAGAACAGATTATAAGTGCCGCCATACAAACTGGAAGCGGATACGATCTCATCGCCCGCACCGGCAATGTTCAGGATGGCGTATGTAATTGCGGCCTGTCCCGATGAGGTTGCCAGCGCGGCAGCGCCTCCCTCCAATGCCGCGATACGCTGTTCAAACACATCATTCGTCGGGTTCATGATACGGGAATAGATGTTGCCGAATTCCTTCAAGGCGAACAGATTTGCAGCGTGCTCGGAATCGCGGAAGCCGTATGAGGTTGTTTGGTATATCGGCACCGCCCTGGACATCGTCGTCGGATCAATTTCCTGTCCGGCATGTACCGCCAAAGTTTCTAAGGACAGCTTGCGTTCTTCTGCCATCTCAGCATCTTCCTCTCTTCTTATAATAAACTTGTCCACTTCTTGTCGTTTATTTTCTCATAATTTCCTGTAG belongs to Xylanibacillus composti and includes:
- the spoIIP gene encoding stage II sporulation protein P, encoding MNRKHKWTLHPFVLLSISTLALFIVLGIGGLAQAKWSHNSPLSSIQGAAASLSGKFFSDMMAMEIPYMSEGNAESSFSSDKIFSFVFQMATNINPHDPKTLLASGVPGMASEKTVNLRSAVGNPGFHEPADYAPPREVLQPADDAAPGDEPTGREAVTEEDMPLDAAEPNPSDGQQEDSGAGSGAPSPASVADEVLAFIYHSHNRESYLPELEGKTELHEAFDDTINVTLLGKRMAERLKELGIGAASSDKDYSTEEPEYNWNFSYKYSQKTVKEAFASFPKLNYLFDIHRDAQPRDLTTATINGEDYAQVYFIIGRRNPQWEKNESFANAIHSKLEEAYPGLSRGVWGKTASSGNAEYNQSLSENSILIEIGGPENTLEECYRTVDVLSKIIAEQILEAERVNNEQSGPGQAI
- the gpr gene encoding GPR endopeptidase, translating into MNNKASGQDKLEEIRLDLALEARELASQTYGDQIPGVTMEQSEQDGIRMSRIDVESDEGARAMGKLKGHYITIEVPGLRNKDSDLQDRVAKAFAKEFERFLEKVNIPKDAKVLVIGLGNWNVTPDALGPIVVENVMVTRHYFELMPDQVSPGYRQVSAIAPGVLGTTGIETSEVVQGVVEKSRPDLVIAVDALASKAIDRVNTTIQIADTGIHPGSGIGNKRKGVTQEILGVPVIAIGVPTVVYASTIVNNSIEMVMQHFRQQTSNTEYIFGALDKMNEQERLAMVREVLNPLGHDLLVTPKEIDQFIEDIANIIANGLNASLHEAVDVDNVAAYTH
- the rpsT gene encoding 30S ribosomal protein S20: MPNIKSAIKRVKTSEKRRLRNASQKSALRTSVKAVDSAIQTSDVEQAKSAFIEATKKLDKAVTKGLIHKNAAARKKSRLAKKINELAQ
- the holA gene encoding DNA polymerase III subunit delta, with translation MSDRTVWRQMTKGQLKPVYVCYGSEGYLMEEFLRQLTAQVVEPGTEELAVSKYDCSETPLAHVLEDAETLPFMAARKLVVAVNAVFLTGSKDKSKVDHDVERLHQYLEAPSETTVLLFTVHENKLDERKKIVKKLKQLDGMVPCTSLTPGELAVWIERRLEKLGCRIEGEALETVAASGGNNLQLLAGELDKLAALAGRNSTVTQEMVLAIMTRTVEQNIFQMVDDIVNNRMDKAFAMLDELLKQKEEPIKIASLIARQYRIIAQVKELSRRGYSQQQIASSIGVHPYAVKVAVGQSRHYEDRRLANILQWLGELDYDMKTGRVEKQLGLDMFLLQLAAGSRASG
- a CDS encoding anti-sigma factor family protein; this translates as MKCQEVIELIQRHLDQELTEEETVAMHNHMEHCDECAGMFARMAKLSEELVSLPKVAPAFSLVDQILPRLQEIDELRNQGIALDENGRPLNEPTVPERRVGFLGRIQHSASIKTAGGIAAAAVLLLVVFAAIQPIGTPLDNAGEARLDDADRAGANGLANHAEAGDVAQSAALTAKSQVVTSGGQSGADNDASSGQEPAEGQRHEANHELGPSVETPDDNGVAFEGLAQDYAASGHDPDESVTSYGEPGKQPTQQGRSPLGDDEDKELFALQEPSEESGKPATELEPGMEEQRYAVADYPVATSSVEVQRLDSSLSDTGELTAYVEESGGMYRLAVYETATGAALYVGAFMEMEDVPQLVWSTEEEELVFMRYRIENESYRLAVNARAKSAENIRE
- a CDS encoding RNA polymerase sigma factor; protein product: MVEQDLIIAAQSGDRDALVTLLRDIETHVYRTAYYILGNEQDAMDAAQEALIRIYTKIDTYEEKALFKTWVQRIVTNICIDKFRRRKPTVSIEEHNMVFQSERDVEDEIVSAYVAKDIQEAIEKLPEHHRAVVVLRYLQDFSYNEIAESLNLPLNTVKSYLYRARQQLQSLLHEYQKGGVRG
- a CDS encoding DNA internalization-related competence protein ComEC/Rec2 — its product is MDESQSKKQSQAGKSGRMTSMTAGAVCWICGTAAGFMLPLVAVASACTLAGIGLLLAWRRLGQARIPALTCALIAIAAVLYTTAVIRYNQTMLHLPDEGETSKATNFAGTIAGKIKMDGDRLSFVLKLPNGEDVQTFLYLASEEEREAAYVWGRGDRLQLAAGTLSRPDTARNEGLFDYREYLLRKRIHAVLRVDGLDAVTREAARFDPVSPHTAFLRVLDRLQAAMAVKLDQIYPPAWSGLMRSLLLGDRSELDPLQFDAFAALGLTHLIAISGLHIGIWLAIWYGLLRRLGMPEEWVRVCAFGLVPFYVLLTGASPSAVRAGCMALVGLWFWKKRSLRGGMTAIAWTACAMLIYDPYYLMDVGFQLSFAVTFSLIVAVPSLVRVLPLPGIGLRSFLAVSIVAQVASFPLVMYHFNGISLLSLPANLGIVPIFTGLVLPLGLASAALAIFWESGSQLLAFPVSRLLTFVFEAADWMAGVQSVLLVGASPSLAWMGIFWGTSACLLHLSLRKKPLPALLAGLSLLALVTFGFQAERWSREGWVEFIDVGQGDAALVRTPQGKAFLIDAGGTFRFGKQEAWRARRDPYETGKDLIVPLLRKRGIAKLDAVIATHGDHDHIGGMPAVLQRMKVGTLLFNGQVRQAESSKALFQTALEKQVPIKSVRAGHVLQADAQTELRILWPKEDVYRNNSENENSIVIWMRMGEATFLFTGDTGTVSETAWLSAFKGGELIPACEFRAECAVDVMKVGHHGSRHSTSHEWLQYWQPQHAVVSAGSRNAYGHPHPDTLGRLASAEARIWRTDRQGGIRIVVKQGGRELQVRPTLTPIS
- a CDS encoding deoxycytidylate deaminase, which gives rise to MSVPPRKDWDTYFMDIAYMASTRSRCGRRQVGAVLVLGKKLLGTAYNGAPTGVEDCSEAGCMLVEEYEIVQRDSKEEMVKKQRCIRTIHAEQNLLLFTDRSDREGATVYVTDQPCWTCANMLANSGVREIVYHRGYPKDSDKVIKLMEQCGIAIRRLEDYAIPTGIQTLEPQR
- a CDS encoding homocysteine synthase, giving the protein MAEERKLSLETLAVHAGQEIDPTTMSRAVPIYQTTSYGFRDSEHAANLFALKEFGNIYSRIMNPTNDVFEQRIAALEGGAAALATSSGQAAITYAILNIAGAGDEIVSASSLYGGTYNLFYITLPKLGINVKFVDPTDPENFRKAITPKTKAIYAESVGNPRGDILDIEAVAQIAHENGLPLIVDNTLPSPYLLRPIEHGADIVVHSATKFIGGHGTSIGGVIVDGGKFDWKASGKFPGLTEPDPSYNGVVYTDAVGPIAYVIKARVQLLRDMGASLSPFNSFLLLQGLETLHLRLERHSENALATARFLEKHEAVESVSYAGLPNHPSYHLAQKYMPKGQGAILTFEIKGGVEAGKKVINACKLFSHLANVGDSKSLIIHPASTTHSQLSGERLASTGVTPGMIRLSVGTENIDDILYDLDQALKASQQ